DNA sequence from the Pseudoduganella plicata genome:
GGGCCGGCGCAGCGGCCGCAGGCGCCGACGCAGCAGCCGGTGCCGCAGGTGCGGCAGCAGCGGCAGCCGGCGCGGCTGGAGCAGCCGCGCCGCCGGTGGCTTCCACCACCAGCACCAGCGAACCTTCCTTGACCTTGTCGCCAACCTTGACCTTGATTTCCTTGACCACGCCGTCATGCGACGACGGGATCTCCATCGATGCCTTGTCCGATTCGACGGTGATCAGCGACTGGTCCTTCTTGATCGTGTCGCCGACTTTTACCATCACTTCGATGACTTCGACTTCCTTGAAGTCGCCGATGTCCGGCACCTTGACGTCCACCGGACCGGCCGACGCCGCAGGTGCGGCGGCAGGAGCCGGTGCGGCAGCGGCAGCAGGTGCCGGCGCAGCGGCAGCCGGCGCCGGCGCGGCAGCGGCAGGGGCAGCAGCGCCGGCGCCTTCGGCTTCGACCATCAACAGCAGCGAACCCTCGGCAACCTTGTCGCCGACCTTGACCTTGATTTCCTTGACGACGCCAGCCTGCGACGACGGAATCTCCATCGACGCCTTGTCCGATTCCACGGTGATCAGCGACTGGTCGACCTTGATCGTATCGCCTACCTTGACCATCAGTTCGATGACTTCGACTTCCTTGAAATCGCCGATATCCGGGACTTTCACTTCCACAATGCTCATAGCGTTTGCTCCGTATTCTCGTTATTGGGTCACCGGATTTGGCTTGTTCGGATTCAGGCCGTACTTGACGACCGCCTGTTCGACAACGGACAGGTCGATCTTGCCTTCGTCGGCCAGCGAGCGCAGTGCTGCAACGGTAATGTAGTAGCGGTTCACCTCGAAGAATTCACGCAGCTTGGCGCGGCTGTCCGAGCGGCCGAAGCCGTCCGTGCCCAGCACCTTGTACGTGCGGCCCTTCGGCATGAAGGCGCGGATCTGCTCCGCATACAGGCGCATGTAGTCGGTGGTGGCGATGATCGGGCCTTGCGTGTCCTGCAAGAGGCCGGTCACATAAGGCACGCGCTGCTCCTTGGTCGGGTTGACCAGGTTCCAGCGTTCCGCATCCTGGCCTTCGCGGGCCACCAGCGTCAGCGACGGTGCGGACCAGATGTCGGCGGCGACGCCCCAGTCTTTTTCCAGCAGTTCCGCGGCGAACATCGACTCGCGCAGGATCGTGCCGGAGCCGACCAGCTGCACGCGTTCCTTGGCGTCCTTCGAGCCTTCCTGCAGCTTGTACATGCCCTTCAGGATGCCCTCTTCCTGGCCGGCCTTCAGGCCCGGGTGCGCGTAGTTCTCGTTCATGATGGTGATGTAGTAGAACACGTCTTCCTGTTCCGTCACCATGCGGCGCAGGCCGTCATGAATGATGACCGCCAGCTCGTGGCCGAAGGTCGGGTCGTACGGCATGCAGTTCGGGATCGCGGCGGCGAACAGGTGGCTGTGGCCATCCTCGTGCTGCAGGCCTTCGCCGTTCAGCGTGGTACGGCCGGCGGTGCCGCCCATCATGAAGCCACGGGCGCGCATGTCGCCTGCGGCCCATGCCAGGTCGCCCACGCGCTGCATGCCGAACATCGAGTAGTACGTGAAGAACGGGATCATCACGCGGTTGTTGGTCGAGTACGACGTCGCCGCGGCGATCCACGAGCTCATGCCACCCGCTTCGTTGATGCCCTCTTGCAGGATCTGGCCGGCCTTGTCCTCGCGGTAGTACATGACCTGGTCTTTATCCACCGGCTCGTACAGCTGGCCCTGCTGGTTGAAGATGCCGATCTGGCGGAACAGGCCTTCCATGCCGAACGTACGCGATTCGTCGACCAGGATCGGCACGATGCGCTGGCCCAGGCTCTGGTCGCGCAGCAGCGCGGTGATGATACGAACGAACGACTGCGTCGTCGAGATTTCACGGCCTTCCGGCGTCGCTTCCAGGACTGCCTTGAAGGCTTCCAGCGGCGGCACGACCAGCGTTTCGTCGGCCTTCATGCGGCGGTGCGGCAAATAACCGCCCAGGGCCTTGCGGCGCTCGTGCAGGTACTTCATTTCCGGCGCGTCGTCGGACGGCTTGAAGAACGGGATCTCGGCCAGCTTGTCGTCCGGGATAGGAATGTTGAAGCGGTCGCGCATTTCGCGGATGGCTTCGTCGTCCAGTTTCTTGGTCTGGTGCGCCGTGTTGCGCGCTTCGCCGGACTTGCCCATGCCGAAGCCCTTGACGGTCTTGACCAGGAGGACGGTCGGACGGCCTTGCGCTTCCTGCGCTACCTTGAACGCGGCGTAGATCTTGTGCGGATCGTGGCCGCCGCGGGTCAGGCGCCAGATGTCGTCGTCGCTCATGTTGGCAACCATCTCCAGCAGCTTCGGATGCTTGCCGAAGAAGTGCTTGCGCACGTAGGCGCCGTCTTTCGCTTTATAGTTTTGATATTCGCCGTCGACGGTTTCCATCATCACGCGCTGCAGGATGCCTTCCTTGTCCTTGGCCAGCAGCTCGTCCCAGCCCGGGCCCCAGATGACCTTGACGACATTCCAGCCGGCGCCGCGGAAGTCCGCTTCCAGTTCCTGGATGATCTTGCCGTTGCCGCGCACCGGACCGTCCAGGCGCTGCAGGTTGCAGTTGACGACGATAACCAGGTTGTCCAGCTGCTCGCGCGCGGCCATGCCGATCGCGCCCATCGATTCCGGCTCGTCCATCTCGCCGTCGCCGCAGAAGGCCCAGACCTTGCGGCCGTCGGTATTGGCAATGCCGCGGGCGTGCAGGTACTTCAGGAAGCGCGCCTGGTAGATCGCCATCAGCGGGCCCAGGCCCATCGAGACGGTCGGGAACTGCCAGAAGTCCGGCATCAGTTTCGGGTGCGGGTACGACGACAGGCCCTTGCCGTCGACTTCACGGCGGAAGTTCAGCAGCTGCTCTTCCGACAGGCGGCCTTCCAGGAACGCGCGGGCGTAGATGCCGGGCGACGAGTGGCCCTGGATGTACAGCAGGTCGCCGCCATGCTCTTCGCTTGGCGCGCGCCAGAAGTGGTTGAAGCCGATGCCCAGCATGTTCGCCAGCGAGGCAAACGAGGACAGGTGGCCACCGAGGTCGCCGTCGGCGCGGTTGGCCTTGACGACCATCGCCATCGCGTTCCAGCGCATCCACGAACGCAGGCGCTCTTC
Encoded proteins:
- the aceE gene encoding pyruvate dehydrogenase (acetyl-transferring), homodimeric type, with the translated sequence MSAQLDQVTAQTANDPDALETKEWLEALEAVLENEGPERAHYLMERMVDLARRRGALIPFSANTAYVNTIPAHVGAHCPGNLEYEERLRSWMRWNAMAMVVKANRADGDLGGHLSSFASLANMLGIGFNHFWRAPSEEHGGDLLYIQGHSSPGIYARAFLEGRLSEEQLLNFRREVDGKGLSSYPHPKLMPDFWQFPTVSMGLGPLMAIYQARFLKYLHARGIANTDGRKVWAFCGDGEMDEPESMGAIGMAAREQLDNLVIVVNCNLQRLDGPVRGNGKIIQELEADFRGAGWNVVKVIWGPGWDELLAKDKEGILQRVMMETVDGEYQNYKAKDGAYVRKHFFGKHPKLLEMVANMSDDDIWRLTRGGHDPHKIYAAFKVAQEAQGRPTVLLVKTVKGFGMGKSGEARNTAHQTKKLDDEAIREMRDRFNIPIPDDKLAEIPFFKPSDDAPEMKYLHERRKALGGYLPHRRMKADETLVVPPLEAFKAVLEATPEGREISTTQSFVRIITALLRDQSLGQRIVPILVDESRTFGMEGLFRQIGIFNQQGQLYEPVDKDQVMYYREDKAGQILQEGINEAGGMSSWIAAATSYSTNNRVMIPFFTYYSMFGMQRVGDLAWAAGDMRARGFMMGGTAGRTTLNGEGLQHEDGHSHLFAAAIPNCMPYDPTFGHELAVIIHDGLRRMVTEQEDVFYYITIMNENYAHPGLKAGQEEGILKGMYKLQEGSKDAKERVQLVGSGTILRESMFAAELLEKDWGVAADIWSAPSLTLVAREGQDAERWNLVNPTKEQRVPYVTGLLQDTQGPIIATTDYMRLYAEQIRAFMPKGRTYKVLGTDGFGRSDSRAKLREFFEVNRYYITVAALRSLADEGKIDLSVVEQAVVKYGLNPNKPNPVTQ